CAAGAGCCTAGTGTGACTATTTCAGATTGAGACACGTAACACCTTGTAGACATGTCAGCAGTACATCTACATCGGTGCACTGGAGCTCAGTCCCCTGCACTCTCAGGCTGCTGGAGCGCTCCCTGACCCCCTTCTGGCTCACATCTCCTAGTCGTCTCCTGAGCAATTCTCAAGCACAGGACCCTTCCCAACAGCTAATCTGGGTGCAGCCACCCTGTTTTGAAGGCTATTGGAGTTGAATAACTCAGACACGGTCAGACTGTGACAGCTGACCTCAGGGCCAGAGAAAGGTACTGTCATGGCATTGCTAAGTAGGATAGGTATAGTCTTCAATCAGTAAGATCCAGGGGTTTTTTACACATGAACAGTTTGCtccaaaacatgtatttttattttattcgCTGTCTACTCTTCTTGCTTGAATATCCTTTCTTAGAGTGGGCTTCGAGAATTTAGTACGAGGAGATAAATTAACCTTCTGACAGTAGACAATGTATAATTGTGTTTAAAACTCACGTCTTTCCTAAGCTCAATCTTTTGCAATAAAACTAGGTTAGGGTAAACAAATGTTCACACATACTCCTGGAAAACCAGGCCACTCACATCAGTGACAGTCCACAGCTTTTTAAATTCACACTCAGAAAAACATAAAGATATTACATTTTCCAAAGAACAGTTCCATTAATGTAATATCCTTCAAACTCTTATCCAAGGTTTTTGCTTCCTCTTCAACAGAGGAACACAGCACAGTAGAGAGTCTCTGCAGCATAACTACGGAGGGATCCAGCTGAAACTATCTGAAACCTCCTCAGTGATGCAATGATTTGTCCTGCCAGGGTCATAGGGTAGCGTTCACTGGCTCTATACCCATTCTGACTTTTTTGACCTCAAGCAGCTAGTACTGCTATAATTTGATTGTGCATCAGGGTTCTTTAGGTCAGCTGAAGGGTAGTATCCTAAAAGCTTGCTCTGAACTACGGAGGAAGAAACTCCAAGGTGAGACTTGATCTGAGGTCTCAAAGTCAGGGCAGTATCTTTAATGAAGTCTTGCTGAAGCCTGGGTCTCACTTGCCTGCGTGTAGTTCCTTGGTGGTGGTCATCAGCACACAAGGGTTCTTCAGTGCTATCTTGCTTAACAGCAAGAACTCCTGATATACAGGGCttattgctgttgctgttaAGGTTAGTGGTGGCAGTTTGCTGAGAGACCACTTCAGGATGAAGAACagcttcttcttcctcctcctcagagagAAGTGAGCAGGAGCCATCACTGGTCTGGCTGCTTTTTGATACTGGACAGTCTTGATTTTGAGGTGGAGAAGAGCTACCATGCTGTACTGGGGGAAGATTTAAAACGCACTCACTCTCTACATGGAGGTTTGCCAGCAGCTTGTTCTTTTGATTTCTTGCTGTCATTCTCCGGAGAGCATAGACAAGATCAGCAAGGCTAAGCAGAAAGGATAGACTGCTGACCCCCCAGATGAAAATCATCATGATGGATTTCTCAGTGGGCCGGGAGATATAACAATCAACTGTGCTTGTACAAGGTGAATGGTAGCAGGAAAAGCGCTCAGgaacaaaaaatccaaaaagaaaatattgcacaGCTGCAAAGGCAGCCTCAAGTAGTGTCCTAAAAAAAAGATGAACGGTATATGCTCCAGAAAAATTAAGGACACTTAGATTGCCTGCACCACAATCTAATCTATTGGCAACAGCACTTCTACAGAGCTCCTTCAGGTCTTTGGGGCTTGATAAACCTTTATTCCCTTTGCATCCATGCACCAAATAGTGCATTCTTACAATGTACATAGCTACCTTGTGTGAGACATAAATGCTGAATG
This sequence is a window from Pelecanus crispus isolate bPelCri1 chromosome 2, bPelCri1.pri, whole genome shotgun sequence. Protein-coding genes within it:
- the GJD4 gene encoding gap junction delta-4 protein — translated: MERWDSLGFLIVTLNYNVTIVGKIWLMLIILLRMAVVVLAGYPLYQDEQERFVCNTLQPGCSNVCYDLFSPVSHFRFWLIQTVSVLLPYAAFSIYVSHKVAMYIVRMHYLVHGCKGNKGLSSPKDLKELCRSAVANRLDCGAGNLSVLNFSGAYTVHLFFRTLLEAAFAAVQYFLFGFFVPERFSCYHSPCTSTVDCYISRPTEKSIMMIFIWGVSSLSFLLSLADLVYALRRMTARNQKNKLLANLHVESECVLNLPPVQHGSSSPPQNQDCPVSKSSQTSDGSCSLLSEEEEEEAVLHPEVVSQQTATTNLNSNSNKPCISGVLAVKQDSTEEPLCADDHHQGTTRRQVRPRLQQDFIKDTALTLRPQIKSHLGVSSSVVQSKLLGYYPSADLKNPDAQSNYSSTSCLRSKKSEWV